One region of Gossypium raimondii isolate GPD5lz chromosome 6, ASM2569854v1, whole genome shotgun sequence genomic DNA includes:
- the LOC105772278 gene encoding zinc finger protein ZAT11: protein MKRSFSNREEENNFALANYLILLSQGRNMYESTTNDSNLTCRVFKCKTCNRQFTSFQALGGHRASHKKPKLMERDGGVLENQPPAKPKMHECSICGLEFSIGQALGGHMRRHRANLSEENHQEPLMSPLVKKANKVWCLDLNLTPFENDLELLKLAEPTLAIDCFL, encoded by the coding sequence atGAAGAGAAGCTTTTCCAATAGAGAAGAGGAGAACAATTTCGCTTTGGCAAATTATTTGATTCTACTTTCACAAGGAAGAAACATGTATGAATCCACCACGAATGATAGTAACCTTACTTGTCGGGTTTTCAAGTGTAAAACATGTAATCGGCAGTTCACGTCGTTTCAAGCTCTAGGAGGGCATAGAGCAAGCCATAAGAAGCCTAAATTGATGGAGAGAGATGGTGGGGTGTTGGAGAATCAACCACCAGCAAAGCCTAAGATGCATGAGTGTTCGATATGTGGACTCGAATTCTCGATCGGGCAAGCATTAGGGGGTCATATGAGAAGGCATAGGGCTAATTTGAGTGAAGAAAACCACCAAGAGCCATTGATGTCACCCCTTGTGAAGAAAGCTAATAAGGTTTGGTGCTTAGATTTGAACTTAACACCATTCGAGAATGATTTGGAATTGTTGAAGCTTGCCGAACCAACTCTTGCAATAGATTGTTTCTTGTAA